A region from the Actinomycetota bacterium genome encodes:
- a CDS encoding YciI family protein — MAKHMLVIWTNGEAWGKMSQEEQQGLFVEYFQYTQWLIDQGWFLVGDPLKPEAKTVRVRDGETQVTDGPYAETKEFLGGYYVLECTQEQALEAAARIPDARFGAIEVHEVVPVEAPAGMEMPH, encoded by the coding sequence ATGGCGAAGCACATGCTGGTCATCTGGACCAACGGCGAGGCCTGGGGCAAGATGTCCCAGGAGGAGCAGCAGGGCCTGTTCGTGGAGTACTTCCAGTACACGCAGTGGCTCATCGACCAGGGGTGGTTCCTGGTGGGGGACCCGCTGAAGCCGGAGGCCAAAACGGTCCGCGTCCGGGACGGAGAGACTCAGGTGACCGACGGCCCGTACGCCGAGACCAAGGAGTTCCTGGGCGGCTACTACGTGCTGGAGTGCACGCAGGAGCAGGCCCTGGAGGCGGCGGCGAGGATCCCGGACGCCCGGTTCGGGGCCATCGAGGTCCACGAGGTCGTTCCGGTCGAGGCCCCGGCCGGCATGGAGATGCCCCACTAG
- a CDS encoding YciI family protein, translated as MSGATGRRREEAMNVKYALLIYQQEGGWEGLSDDEQKAIYQQHADFGAWLDERGWARGGEELAATSSATSVRLENGRTVTTDGPFAETKEQLGGFYLIECDNLDQAIEAASRIPAGDRGTIEVRPVVEH; from the coding sequence GTGAGCGGCGCCACGGGGCGCCGCCGGGAGGAGGCGATGAACGTGAAGTATGCGCTGCTGATCTACCAGCAGGAGGGCGGTTGGGAGGGGCTGTCGGATGACGAGCAAAAGGCCATCTACCAGCAGCACGCCGACTTCGGGGCGTGGCTGGACGAGCGGGGGTGGGCCCGGGGCGGTGAGGAGCTGGCGGCGACCTCGTCCGCCACGTCCGTGCGGCTGGAGAACGGCCGCACCGTGACCACCGACGGGCCGTTCGCGGAGACCAAGGAGCAGCTTGGGGGCTTCTACCTCATCGAGTGCGACAACCTCGACCAGGCCATCGAGGCGGCCTCGCGGATCCCCGCGGGAGACCGCGGGACGATCGAGGTCCGGCCGGTCGTCGAGCACTAG